TCATATAGTTCGAAGATATTTATCTTGCAAATATGTTTGCTTTTATTCTCTGCTATATTCTTATAAATCTCAGCAAGCTTAGATTTGACGGGTTGCTTTTCATCATTATTATTAAGGTGTATTCTGCCTTTGTGTTATGCAGCTCAAGTAAATGGAGACTTTTCTGTTCACCTCTGAATCTGTGAACGAGGGCCACCCCGACAAACTCTGTGACCAGATCTCTGATGCGGTGCTAGATGCTTGTCTTGAGCAGGATCCTGACAGCAAGGTTGCCTGTGAAACATGCACCAAGACCAACATGGTCATGGTCTTTGGAGAGATTACCACCAAGGCCAAGGTTGATTATGAGAAGATAGTTCGTGACACATGTCGCAACATTGGATTTGTCTCAGATGATGTTGGTCTTGATGCTGACAAATGCAAGGTCCTAGTTAACATTGAGCAGCAGAGCCCTGATATTGCTCAGGGTGTCCATGGCCATTTCACCAAGCGTCCAGAAGAGATTGGTGCTGGTGACCAGGGCCATATGTTTGGTTATGCCACTGATGAGACGCCGGAGTATATGCCATTGAGCCATGTCCTGGCCACCAAGCTTGGAGCTCGCCTTACTGAGGTTAGGAAGAATGGCACCTGCCCATGGCTAAGACCTGATGGAAAGACTCAGGTAACTGTCGAGTACTACAATGACAATGGTGCAATGGTCCCAGTCCGTGTACACACTGTCCTCATCTCCACCCAGCACGATGAGACTGTCACAAATGATGAGATTGCCGCTGACCTCAAGGAACATGTCATCAAAGCTGTCATCCCTGAGAAGTACCTTGATGAGAAGACCATCTTCCACCTTAACCCATCTGGTCGTTTTGTCATTGGTGGTCCTCACGGTGATGCAGGACTAACTGGACGCAAGATCATTATTGACACCTATGGTGGCTGGGGGGCCCATGGTGGTGGTGCCTTTTCAGGAAAGGACCCAACCAAGGTGGACAGGAGCGGTGCTTATATTGTTAGGCAGGCAGCCAAGAGTATTGTAGCAAATGGTCTTGCTCGCCGGTGTATCGTGCAGGTTTCCTATGCCATTGGTGTTCCTGAGCCTTTGTCTGTCTTTGTGGACACCTATGGAACAGGAAAGATTCCTGACAAGGAGATTCTCAAGATTGTGAAAGAGAATTTTGACTTTAGACCTGGAATGATGACCATCAACCTAGACCTGAAGAGAGGAGGCAACAGGTTCTTGAAGACAGCTGCCTATGGACACTTTGGAAGAGATGACCCAGACTTCACCTGGGAGGTCGTCAAGCCCCTCAAGTGGGATAAGCCTCAGGCTTAAGTGTGATTTATCCTATCCCTGCTGTCGGTGCTTGCTTTGGCTGGTTGATGAATAAGTTGGCGTGTTTCTTACTGCTGCACTACAAATCTAAAAGTCTGCAATGGTCTAATCTAATACATAAAATGCCctattcaattttatttcttttttaccaCGTTTCATTTACCAGTGTTGGTGCTATAAAAATGTAGGAGAATTTTGTTTAATTTGATTGCACTGGAAGTAATTGAGCTGTCTTGCAGCAGGGCAGCGGCAAAATGTACTAAGTAGTTATTTTGGCTAAACAAATTATTGTTTTTACTTCTCTGCGTAGCTCAAATATTGGCAGTGTGTTCATTGCGATTTAATTTTAGAGATGGATTCTTTTTTCGCTTCCTAATTTGGTTTCGTAATTTGGCATGTGGAAATGAAGTGGCTCTTTCTTTTGATACTATTGTTAAGCGCAAACTATTTGAGCTCCAAAATGAATGTGTAGGAGGCTATAACAGCCAACCAGATAATGCCTACAGCGACTTCAACGCACATGGAAGAGTCTGTTCCAGCTACCTTCACTTTAACCAGAGGCGAGAAAATTGACATGTTCTGATACTCTACTTGCGGGAAAGAAAAAGGGAAAGAGCCCAattgattattttctttttttttgttaactGAAGTTCAGTCATTGTAACACGAGACTAGTTGTATATCAATTAGAAAAGCAATTGTAATTAATTAGCACTGAGAGTACAtcataaaagcaaagcaatttCAAATAAACTATTCCCTCTAATTGTCGACTTAAGCTTTCTCGCAGAGCGGGCGGATAGACACAGGTATCAAAGCTGCCAAACAAAATTGAAGCACCTCGTCATTAATTGTTGCGCACTAGACAAATCAGTACATGCAGGAGgtcaaattatattttacaattGGCTTCGACTAGGTTGATACCACTCAACTCTAAGAGAGTTGATGACTCTAGTACTAATCCATTGTTAAAACAATGAAAAGAAATTGAGAGCCTTTAGAAGAAACTTACAAGGCTTTTGAGTTACAGCGACACCAGTTCCCTGTAGAAGCCGTGGCATAAGAGGCGTGTGAAAAAGGCGTGTCTGGATTGAAGCAGCTAACACCTGATTGAAATGGACCACGGTCCACTTTGCCTACAGTTATATCTACACTGCAGCAAAACAGTGCCTGCCCGTCCCCATGAATGGCTTTGCGATGCATCAAATCCTCTGGACATTATTTGCCTATCTCTATATTTGAAAAAACCATTCGCTTGATGCTTGTAATAAATTCAACGTTTGTTAAGCTCAAAATGTAATCTCACAGCAGAATTCACTATCCTGCACTGGTTTCTTCCATGGCATATTGCCTCTGCATGCTATGTGATAATCTATAAAATATCATACTCTGTGATAGAATACGTGTTTATGGTCAGATCGTGTTTTAAATAGGTAAAGAAAATGGACTTCGATAAAAATCAAGCAGGCCAAATACGATCTAATATAATTAGAGATAAGTGTAAGTCCCGACTATAATTATATCCAAATGAATGACCTAATACAATGAATATATCCAAATTGATGGGTGCTGAccacaaaaaaagaaaagggcaCGCTGAGTTATTTATAGACTAAAACGAAAACATTAATCGGGTTAGATGAATATCATTACCAATGAGTAAAATACCAATAGGACCCTTGTGGGTCTGTAAGGAGATTGGGTACAGCGGTGGAATGTGCTCCAAGATACGGGTTAATTAAACCCTCTGTTCTATTCGGATTGAACTTTGGTATATTAGTTCAGACAAGAAAGGGCGACGGTTATTTAAAGGTTTATTTACATCTATTACAGTAATTGAATTTTGTGAAGACAAAATTATCATACGTATGAGCAGTTGACAAATGTCTGTGAGTTAGTTTTAAAAATTCCAGATTAGATGAAAAATTCCCGAGGAAGGGAGTAAAAGAgcttagaaaaaatttataaaaatagatgaaaagaaaCAAAAGTTTCCCAATTTCTGTTTTAAAGCGAGCAGTGTTTCTCAATTTTTTCTATGCACTCATTGATTTGCATTCTTCCTTCCTATTAAAGAAGGTTCAAAACAAAATGATCCTTAAACAAATCAGTTTGAACAATTCTTTTAGTTTCTTTTAATCTTCTCTCTTTCAGGATGACGTTCTGTACTACTTTTATTCGTGCCATTCTTTATGATTGCCCAAGTGATCTTTTGAAACACTGTAATCAAAATATTCTGAAACAAAAATGAACAGCATTCACAGTTTCTAAACTACTCCTTTTTATCGTACCGTTTAGGATTACCCATCTATTATCATATCCCACGAGTTAAAATCACTGTTAAAATATTACACTAAACAGTTAATAAATACATGTCAATCACAGTACAGTACAGTACAGAATCTGAAACTTGTCTAAAGCAACGGTTACACGGGAAGAAATCTCGACTTTACAGTCTATAAGCGCACACCACCTATTATCCATCAAATTGGGATTTAGTGAGGACCTCAGCTTGTTCCATAGTCCAACAATTCCCACCTGAAGGGGCGGAAGACGTACACAACTTCAGGAGAACTCTTGAATAAAAGAGCCACACAAACACAAACTGCAGCAATGGCCACCATTGACAGCATTGCAGGCCTGTATAATAATGACCTGCCAGCCGTTCCATAATCCAGCTTTTGATGGCAAAGCTTGCAGGGTCGCTGAATGGGTCTCTTCGCTGTTTGTGCAATCTCAAAGCTGGTACTGACCTCTTCATTTTGCTTCTGCTTAGTGCTGCAGTCAGATAGAGCCTCAGGAATGTCAAGCACCACGTGTCCCACAGCTGATCTTTTGTTAATTTTCTTCTGTACCAAGTGGATGTACAGGTAGTGGCCTCGCAAACGAGCATAATCTTCAGGTGTGAAACCAGTGCTGTCACGGGCGCTCTTCCATGCTTCAATTCCCACCTGAACCAAACAGAAGCCCATCATTTATGTCCAAGGATGATGTAAAGGATTATAGATtcaatgccatgatatatatttCCGATGCAAGTTTTTCCAGTCTAAAAATCTATAAGTAAgactcaaatttttttattttttatttttaaaaaaaagaggcTTCCATTGGCAGTTTAATGAAAGATGGTCAACATTGCAATTGGAGGGCCACCGCCTAGTATGAAAATATGAAATCCAGACGGAGACCACCCAAACAACCCCTCGCCCAACAAAAAATCTAGGCAGACCAAAATGTAATGTAGGTTCCCAACAGAAGATGCAAGCCAAAATATAACTATAAACACAATGGTCAAATTGAAAAGTGCACCAAATAAAAATGTAGTAGCTCCGGGTTttgatattagaaaaatataaaactccAGAGCAGTTTTTTCACACATTCAGAAATAAGATTTAGAAATAGAATTACCATTCCAGGATCATCAGTTAATACATCCAGTACATCTTCAGAACCATCTTTACCAGCTGCAATATGAAGAGGCGTCAAACCTGCAGGTCCTGTAGCATCTGGTCTAAACAAGCTGCTCTCATGGCTTCCACCAATCAGTAACTTGTTTTCAGGTACTGTTTTCTCAGGAGCATATCTTAAAAGAAGCTCCACTAGAGACCTAGAATTCTTCCGCACAGCTCGGTGAAGAAGACCCATTTCTGATAATGCAAGGTCTAGAGATGAGTGCTCTCCTGTACCAACAACACCTTTGAGCAGAATATTCAAGAGTTTTTTCACTACAGCGCACCATTCATGGTCCATCGAGAACTCCATGAGCCACTTGAACCGTTTTAAAGGAAAGAGGTCTGTGTAAGGATCCAAGTGGTCCAATCTAGACTTCAATTGACTTCTATGAAGAAGCCAACCTATTTCATGAATGAACTCCATAGCTTGATTTTTGGCTACCATTTTTCCACTTCCATCAGCATCTGTTTCAGCGAACTCCAACACACCCTCAAGCATACGGATATCTGAACAAACATCGTCCTCTGCAACTATAAAAGGAAAGTAGCTACTGCTGAAACCATGATCTTCAATCTGGATAAGGCAAAGATTAAACTAAGTTTACAGAATGGCATGTTTAAAAATGTATCCACACCTTATGAAACACAAATCCAGAAGGACAAGATCAGTAAACATTAGCATACCACAGTAACCACATGTGCAAAATAACAGAATCCGTTTGAGGATAGAGTTACTATGaagcaaataaaaaatagtcAGCACTAGAGCATGTTAGAACATATATTTGAAGATGTGATGCTCTCTATGTGAATACTTAATAAACTAGACAAGGAAGTAAACAGGACTGCATCAGAGCAAGTTAATTTCTGTTTCTCACATTTGTTTACCATACaaagagaaacaaccagaagTTGGGAAGAACATAAGCCGTTTTCTGCATATTTTCCTTTCTTATACTAGTTCTACAGTGGAACCATTATTGCCCAAGTTCAGCTTCCATCATCTTCTTAATGATTAGTTTTTGATAACTTAAATGCAGAAAGGTATAAATAGCACCAACCAATAAATTGCAGAGGTAAATAATTGAGATTTGAAAAATTATCCATCTCAAGTATTGTGCAACATAGTTCAGACCACCCAGATAAAAAAGGAAATTTGGCTTAGCAAAGAGTAACTGGCAGACACTGCATATGGCTATTGTGCTTGCTCTGATATGATGTCACATGACATAGCAACATTTTTCTTTGttattgttaaatttgggtcaggcctaactcacctcaaaagctagctcaaggggaggagTGTCTATGGCCCATACAAGGAGCACATTACCCcgttccacaaccgatgtgggattcaacacacccctcacgcccagaattttactggtgcgcgacatatttatgggaggcccaacatcgaacagggaggctctgataccatgttaaatttaggCCAGGCCTAACTCTCCCTGTTGAGCTAGCTAATGTCATTTAACAGCCAATTCAAATTATTCATAGATCAGGTGGAGTCCCCTGCAAAATTTGAGTCCCTAAGGGCTGGTTCACCTACAATTAGATCTATTGACCGGAAACATATTAGTCAAGAAGCAAATACCGTCTTGAGCTAAGCCAGGCATATCAAACACACAATATTATATGTAATGACTTTTGAAATACCTGTGTTTGCAAATAACATTACCATCCACTTACTCCCACCTTAATACACACTGAGAGATGGTAAACATCCACACTCTCAATATATTACCCCAAAGAGTTGGTCAATGAAAATAATGAAATACCAAAAATTTATATCTGAAACTAGCATGTTATTGTTACCCATGCTAAATAGAAATGGACAACAAAAGAACAGGCCATGAGATGGGTAGCAAGCAAGAGGCCACAGCACCTCAATGAATCCTCTTCCAGATACCGTGGGAATAGAGCAAGAAAAGTTAACACACTGGAGTTCCTTGTGCCCCTTTAAGTTATCAACCCTGCCCATTAGTTCTTCAGTATCTTTCTGAAACATATACTTTCCTTCTACTGCACAAAGTAATCTGCAGCAAGTAAAGAAAAGAACATCACAGGCTTTTTATTAGATAATGGACTAAAGACAGATGATAACATGTAATCCAAAAATTTTCTTTACACAGAAATCAAAGGTAACAGCTACCTTGTAGTAGGCCGAGACAGGTTGATTCCTTTAATCACAAATTGAGCTTTTTCGGATGCAGATATTGCAATTGGTTTGACACTTAAAATTTGACTACAGTTGTTACTTTTGAGAGATAAGGATGTATCCACGACAACCTTACCTGCAGCCCCAAATGCCAAATATTACTTAGATAACTTTTGTTATTTATTCTAGCATGTCAATAACAATTAAATTACATGGGAAATCAAAAGTAACTGACCATTGCAAACAAATGCTACTTGATGCTGCACCTTAATATAGACCCATCCGGTTCGCCAGAAAGCATCATCTGATACATCTAGAAGCCTACCCAAACTGGAGCTAAGATTACAGCACAGCTACACAACAGGCAATCGAAGCGTTAGGCCACAAATGACCCTGTGAcattaagaaaaagaaattcataATACTGCTTGCAAGCTTACTTCCTCCCATGTGGCATCAGCTTGGCGAAGATAAATGGTCAGAATGACACAACCAGGTCTAATGTAGCTCTCAATGTCGGTGGGACTGTGAGACAGCCAGTCCAGAATCTAAAAGGGATTTCAGGTAATAATTATTTGAGATGAAGGAAATGTCAACCAACTGCAGTAATATATCAAATTTTAAGTACCTGGGCTCGCAGGGCAAGAGGAAAATCATTAGGCTCTTTACCAAAAAGTTTGAAAATAATTCGATCGGTACGACTCTGGAAAATTAGAAGGGGAAGTTCACTGTTAAATATTACACATTTAAGACAAAACTAAAATGCTAAGATTCTGGGAAAATTTCAAATAGTAAAATAGGTCAACAATATGCATTTAATATGACTATTAAAGCTGTCCACTTTCAGAAACAAAAGATGATCCCAAAGAGAAACTTTCATAGTCTCAATCCAATAATATAATTGTGTTCTCATCAAGAGAATAAAAATTTGGGATTATGTAACTATTCTTGAATATATCATCATCCCAATGTGAAAATGTTTTAGAGGGACCCAGGCttacatttttt
The sequence above is a segment of the Manihot esculenta cultivar AM560-2 chromosome 5, M.esculenta_v8, whole genome shotgun sequence genome. Coding sequences within it:
- the LOC110615129 gene encoding S-adenosylmethionine synthase 1; the protein is METFLFTSESVNEGHPDKLCDQISDAVLDACLEQDPDSKVACETCTKTNMVMVFGEITTKAKVDYEKIVRDTCRNIGFVSDDVGLDADKCKVLVNIEQQSPDIAQGVHGHFTKRPEEIGAGDQGHMFGYATDETPEYMPLSHVLATKLGARLTEVRKNGTCPWLRPDGKTQVTVEYYNDNGAMVPVRVHTVLISTQHDETVTNDEIAADLKEHVIKAVIPEKYLDEKTIFHLNPSGRFVIGGPHGDAGLTGRKIIIDTYGGWGAHGGGAFSGKDPTKVDRSGAYIVRQAAKSIVANGLARRCIVQVSYAIGVPEPLSVFVDTYGTGKIPDKEILKIVKENFDFRPGMMTINLDLKRGGNRFLKTAAYGHFGRDDPDFTWEVVKPLKWDKPQA
- the LOC110616014 gene encoding squamosa promoter-binding-like protein 1 gives rise to the protein MEARFGGEGEAQAHHFCGMSATEMRAVGKRSLEWDLNDWKWDGDLFIASPLNPVPSGGMGRQFFPVATGIPVNGNSSNSSSSCSDEVNLGIEQGKRELEKRRRVIVIEDDNLNGEEVGSLSLKLGGHGYPITQREIRSWEGNSGKKTKLAGGSMSRAVCQVEDCGADLSNAKDYHRRHKVCDLHSKASKALVGNVMQRFCQQCSRFHVLQEFDEGKRSCRRRLAGHNKRRRKTNPEAAGNGSSLNDDQTTSYLLISLLRILSNMHSNRSDQVTDQDLLSHLLKSLGSHTIEHGGRNISGLLQESRDLLNDGNSEQVGHAHGANGANMQTSPVKPSILNNYPAYSEVRDTTVGQVKMNNFDLNDIYVDSDDGAEDIERSPVVTNMMTSSLDCPSWIQQDSHQSSPPQTSRNSDSASAQSPSSSSGDAQSRTDRIIFKLFGKEPNDFPLALRAQILDWLSHSPTDIESYIRPGCVILTIYLRQADATWEELCCNLSSSLGRLLDVSDDAFWRTGWVYIKVQHQVAFVCNGKVVVDTSLSLKSNNCSQILSVKPIAISASEKAQFVIKGINLSRPTTRLLCAVEGKYMFQKDTEELMGRVDNLKGHKELQCVNFSCSIPTVSGRGFIEIEDHGFSSSYFPFIVAEDDVCSDIRMLEGVLEFAETDADGSGKMVAKNQAMEFIHEIGWLLHRSQLKSRLDHLDPYTDLFPLKRFKWLMEFSMDHEWCAVVKKLLNILLKGVVGTGEHSSLDLALSEMGLLHRAVRKNSRSLVELLLRYAPEKTVPENKLLIGGSHESSLFRPDATGPAGLTPLHIAAGKDGSEDVLDVLTDDPGMVGIEAWKSARDSTGFTPEDYARLRGHYLYIHLVQKKINKRSAVGHVVLDIPEALSDCSTKQKQNEEVSTSFEIAQTAKRPIQRPCKLCHQKLDYGTAGRSLLYRPAMLSMVAIAAVCVCVALLFKSSPEVVYVFRPFRWELLDYGTS